In Kordiimonas pumila, a single genomic region encodes these proteins:
- a CDS encoding NAD(P)-dependent oxidoreductase — MAEDLLKFVSIEQRMPTKREAAKRLHDFDEVYAEFDTEGAKEQASRCSQCGVPFCHIHCPLGNNIPDWLRLTAEGRLEDAYEMAASTNNMPEICGRICPQDRLCEGNCVIEKDFNAVTIGSVEKYIADTAWENGWVKPITPEVELDQSVGIIGAGPAGLAAAEELRKVGYQVHVYDRHDRAGGLLVYGIPGFKLEKDVVGRRTGRLEQSGITFHLDFEIGNDASLADLREKHDALLIATGVYRARGLKVPGVGLGNIREALDYLTASNRKGFGDTVPEFENGNLDAKDKNVVVLGGGDTAMDCVRTAVRQGAKSVKCLYRRDRANMPGSVREVQNAEEEGVEFVWLSGPEAFLGDENVEKVRAYRMRLGAPDATGRQAPEPVPGSAFDLDCELAVLALGFEPEDLPALFGAPELRVTRWGTVTVDHATMMSNIDGVFAAGDIVRGASLVVWAIRDGRDAATSIKKFLRAQKAKSKAA; from the coding sequence ATGGCTGAAGACCTTTTAAAATTTGTCTCCATTGAACAGCGTATGCCGACCAAGCGCGAGGCTGCAAAGCGCCTGCACGACTTTGATGAAGTCTATGCTGAGTTTGACACGGAAGGCGCCAAAGAGCAGGCAAGCCGGTGTTCACAGTGTGGTGTACCTTTTTGTCATATTCACTGTCCGCTTGGGAATAACATTCCCGATTGGCTGCGGCTTACGGCAGAAGGCAGGCTTGAAGATGCCTATGAAATGGCAGCCTCCACCAACAATATGCCGGAAATTTGTGGTCGTATTTGCCCGCAAGACCGTTTGTGCGAAGGCAACTGCGTTATCGAGAAAGATTTTAACGCGGTTACCATTGGCAGTGTTGAAAAATATATAGCGGATACCGCATGGGAAAATGGCTGGGTAAAGCCTATTACCCCTGAGGTAGAGCTTGACCAGTCGGTTGGTATTATTGGTGCGGGGCCTGCGGGCCTTGCAGCAGCTGAAGAGCTGAGAAAAGTCGGCTATCAGGTACATGTATATGACCGGCACGACCGTGCGGGCGGGCTTCTTGTCTACGGTATTCCTGGTTTTAAACTTGAAAAAGACGTGGTGGGCCGCCGCACCGGCAGGCTTGAGCAATCTGGCATTACTTTTCATCTGGATTTTGAAATTGGTAATGATGCAAGCCTTGCAGACCTGCGTGAAAAGCATGATGCCTTGCTGATAGCAACCGGTGTATACCGTGCGCGCGGCCTTAAGGTGCCGGGTGTGGGCCTTGGTAACATTCGGGAAGCACTGGATTATTTAACGGCGTCTAACCGTAAAGGCTTTGGCGACACGGTACCAGAGTTTGAAAATGGTAATCTGGATGCCAAAGACAAAAACGTGGTTGTTCTTGGTGGCGGTGATACTGCGATGGATTGTGTACGTACTGCTGTGCGTCAGGGTGCCAAGTCTGTAAAATGTCTGTATCGACGCGACCGGGCTAACATGCCTGGTTCTGTGCGGGAAGTGCAAAACGCCGAAGAAGAAGGTGTTGAATTTGTCTGGCTTTCTGGGCCAGAAGCTTTCCTCGGCGACGAAAATGTAGAGAAAGTACGGGCATATCGCATGCGGCTTGGTGCGCCTGATGCGACAGGCCGCCAAGCGCCAGAGCCTGTACCGGGTAGTGCCTTTGATCTAGACTGCGAACTGGCAGTTTTGGCCCTTGGTTTTGAACCGGAAGACCTGCCCGCTTTGTTTGGTGCACCAGAACTGCGTGTTACACGCTGGGGTACGGTCACGGTTGATCATGCCACTATGATGAGCAACATCGACGGTGTGTTTGCAGCGGGTGATATTGTACGGGGTGCTTCGCTTGTAGTTTGGGCCATTCGTGATGGCCGCGATGCTGCAACATCCATTAAAAAATTCCTGCGCGCGCAAAAAGCAAAATCCAAAGCGGCATAA
- a CDS encoding undecaprenyl-diphosphate phosphatase translates to MTLLQLLILALVQGITEFLPISSSGHLILIPALTGWPDQGLMMDVAVHIGTLAAVLLYFWRDSRGLFLAGLGAVGVAPAKRAVEGTPYARLFWALVIGTIPLVIVGGLFVATGANDYLRTPVVIASTSILFGLLLYWADKHGATDKTLERMAIKPALIIGAAQVLALIPGTSRSGITMTAGRYLGFNRVEAARFSMLMSIPAIIASGAATILKALSDATAAMWLDAGVGAALSCAAALVAIHFLMRWLEHANMTLFVVYRVVLGLILLGLIAAGWV, encoded by the coding sequence GTGACCCTACTTCAGCTGCTTATTCTTGCTCTTGTTCAGGGCATCACTGAATTCCTGCCCATTAGCTCATCCGGGCATCTTATTCTTATACCCGCGCTCACCGGCTGGCCCGATCAGGGCCTGATGATGGATGTGGCGGTGCATATTGGCACGCTTGCGGCGGTGCTGCTGTATTTTTGGCGCGATAGCCGGGGCCTGTTTCTGGCTGGGCTAGGGGCTGTGGGTGTTGCCCCTGCAAAACGCGCCGTTGAAGGCACACCCTATGCCCGGCTTTTTTGGGCGCTGGTTATTGGTACAATTCCGCTGGTGATTGTGGGCGGGCTGTTTGTGGCAACTGGTGCTAATGACTATCTGCGCACCCCTGTTGTCATTGCCAGCACCTCTATTCTGTTTGGTCTCTTATTATACTGGGCAGATAAACACGGCGCGACAGACAAAACGCTGGAACGCATGGCCATTAAGCCCGCGCTTATTATCGGGGCGGCACAGGTGCTGGCCCTTATCCCAGGCACCAGCCGGTCTGGCATTACCATGACAGCGGGGCGCTACCTTGGGTTCAACCGGGTTGAGGCAGCGCGCTTTTCCATGTTGATGTCTATTCCTGCGATTATCGCCTCTGGGGCTGCCACTATTTTAAAAGCACTGTCTGACGCCACCGCTGCCATGTGGCTGGATGCAGGGGTCGGGGCCGCACTTTCCTGCGCTGCAGCCCTTGTGGCCATTCATTTCCTCATGCGCTGGCTTGAGCATGCCAACATGACCCTTTTTGTTGTCTACCGGGTCGTGCTGGGGCTGATTCTGCTGGGATTGATAGCCGCTGGATGGGTTTAA
- a CDS encoding HEPN domain-containing protein: MADKLSDLQDAAKLHNFLVSIDDKLSRQQVQVSQRPIACFEDIQGKFGVAFFNCPAWLKEAVWNWYRKQYGQKVDQAIQEGFSVILIRGEPFRIRFPVVYGTVRLNLLEFIEGANAGFWQDFAADQVEMIAREIARLYYLLMDGKTSRKILADLNTAAHKLTGEYRDYGLSKWSSAQAAEKSLKTILYGPDETKWKKTHDIKRLVEEAIQCGHSDLQIRYAELVDCDPSARYNYEVTLDEAIKANHAAILIIGILSGSTRYKQYETVS; encoded by the coding sequence ATGGCGGACAAATTATCTGATCTACAGGATGCTGCAAAACTTCATAACTTCTTAGTTAGTATTGATGACAAGTTAAGTCGGCAGCAAGTTCAAGTTTCTCAGAGACCTATTGCTTGTTTTGAAGATATACAGGGCAAATTCGGAGTCGCTTTTTTCAATTGTCCTGCCTGGCTCAAGGAAGCTGTATGGAATTGGTACAGAAAGCAATATGGGCAAAAGGTAGATCAAGCTATTCAAGAAGGTTTTTCAGTGATTTTGATACGGGGTGAACCCTTTCGAATTCGGTTTCCTGTAGTTTATGGAACAGTCAGATTAAACCTTTTGGAGTTTATCGAAGGAGCTAACGCTGGCTTTTGGCAGGATTTCGCTGCAGACCAAGTTGAAATGATAGCACGTGAGATTGCTCGCCTTTATTATCTGCTTATGGATGGTAAAACGTCTAGGAAAATTTTAGCTGACCTGAATACAGCAGCCCATAAATTAACAGGTGAATATAGAGATTATGGCCTTTCTAAATGGTCATCGGCTCAAGCTGCGGAGAAATCACTAAAAACGATTCTTTATGGGCCAGACGAAACTAAGTGGAAGAAGACCCATGACATCAAGCGATTGGTCGAAGAGGCTATTCAATGTGGGCATTCGGACTTGCAAATTAGGTATGCTGAATTGGTGGATTGCGACCCATCTGCGAGATATAACTATGAAGTAACATTGGATGAAGCCATTAAGGCTAATCATGCGGCGATTTTGATCATTGGCATCTTGTCAGGTAGTACGCGTTATAAGCAATATGAGACTGTTAGTTAA
- a CDS encoding helix-turn-helix domain-containing protein translates to MIRFLLKERIADKEFSEKRRIPMDEISKATGISRQTLSRMINTHGYNATTDNLDKLCEFFDCELKDIAVRVVS, encoded by the coding sequence ATGATTAGGTTTTTGTTGAAAGAACGTATCGCGGATAAGGAATTTTCCGAGAAACGTCGCATACCTATGGATGAAATTTCAAAAGCAACAGGGATTAGCCGTCAGACCCTCTCGCGCATGATCAATACACATGGCTATAATGCGACTACTGATAATCTAGATAAGTTGTGTGAGTTCTTTGACTGTGAACTAAAGGATATCGCTGTTCGCGTAGTTAGCTGA
- a CDS encoding Arm DNA-binding domain-containing protein produces MATIAECNGKLLFDFRYKGIRVKEYTPLPDTPANRKKMQMIMDRIEAEILLGTFDYAQYFPNSKRVEKFKVLENRIACARSDMPTFREFTEVWFLEKQPEWRNSYILNIRQTLDKYLLPKFGDKELDMITKADILAFRSDLVRQDGLKGRKLSASRINHVLMPVRQIMEEAADRYDFQSPYRNIKPLKVPRSDVEPFTLEEVQLILEHIRRDFKAYYSVRFFTGLRTAEIDGLPWDAVDFERRQILVKQAIVNREIVPTKTDGSYRTIDMSKPVYEALREQRKATKGETYVFTNGAGQPLRHNDVTKKVWYPILRLLGLKKRRPYQTRHTAATLWLASGESPEWIARQMGHATTEMLFTVYSRYVPNLVRQDGSAFETFLKSKHEVNNGPSHDTEDRNE; encoded by the coding sequence ATGGCTACTATCGCAGAATGTAACGGCAAACTGCTATTTGATTTCAGGTACAAAGGCATCCGGGTGAAAGAATACACACCCTTACCTGACACGCCTGCTAATCGTAAGAAAATGCAAATGATCATGGATCGGATTGAAGCTGAGATCCTATTAGGGACATTCGATTATGCTCAATACTTTCCCAACTCTAAAAGAGTAGAGAAATTCAAGGTTCTTGAAAACCGCATCGCTTGTGCGCGCTCTGACATGCCGACATTTCGGGAGTTTACAGAGGTCTGGTTTCTCGAAAAACAACCAGAGTGGCGCAATAGTTATATCCTCAATATCCGGCAGACGCTGGATAAATACCTGCTGCCTAAGTTTGGCGATAAAGAGCTGGATATGATCACAAAGGCTGACATTCTGGCCTTCCGGAGTGACCTTGTCCGGCAGGACGGCCTGAAGGGCAGGAAGCTCTCGGCCTCACGCATCAACCATGTGCTGATGCCGGTGCGGCAGATTATGGAAGAAGCGGCAGACCGCTATGACTTCCAATCCCCTTACCGGAACATCAAACCCCTCAAAGTGCCGCGCTCTGATGTGGAGCCATTCACGCTTGAAGAGGTGCAGCTTATTCTGGAGCATATCCGAAGGGACTTTAAAGCCTACTATAGCGTGCGCTTTTTCACTGGCCTGCGAACTGCCGAGATCGATGGCCTCCCGTGGGACGCGGTTGACTTTGAGCGGCGGCAAATCCTTGTGAAGCAAGCAATTGTGAACCGGGAGATTGTGCCCACCAAAACGGACGGCTCTTACCGCACCATTGATATGTCCAAGCCTGTTTATGAAGCCTTGCGTGAACAACGGAAGGCTACCAAGGGTGAAACCTATGTGTTCACGAACGGCGCCGGGCAACCCCTCAGGCATAATGATGTCACCAAGAAGGTTTGGTATCCGATCCTGCGGCTTTTAGGCCTCAAGAAACGGCGCCCATACCAGACGCGCCATACAGCTGCGACCCTGTGGCTGGCATCAGGCGAAAGCCCGGAGTGGATCGCCCGTCAGATGGGCCACGCGACCACAGAAATGCTGTTCACGGTTTACTCGCGCTATGTGCCGAACCTTGTGCGGCAGGATGGCAGCGCCTTCGAGACTTTCCTGAAATCAAAACATGAGGTCAACAACGGCCCGAGTCACGACACCGAGGATAGAAATGAGTAG
- a CDS encoding antitoxin Xre-like helix-turn-helix domain-containing protein: protein MKKTQSPRSLDDIETRKAISSTAVKAFIGIMDTWDASTDERCAIMGGLSEETYQKWTEGKVGTLTQDQLERIGHILGIHKNLCLLFSEEAGRMRWFKSPNHDGVFQGKSPYQLIASGKKINLSNIRAYIKTIMWVQKY from the coding sequence ATGAAGAAGACCCAATCACCCCGCAGTCTTGATGATATAGAAACACGCAAGGCTATCTCCAGCACGGCAGTGAAGGCTTTTATCGGTATTATGGATACATGGGATGCCTCTACTGATGAGAGATGCGCCATTATGGGGGGTCTTTCCGAAGAAACTTACCAGAAATGGACTGAGGGCAAAGTCGGCACGCTTACCCAAGACCAGCTAGAACGTATCGGCCATATCCTTGGCATCCATAAAAACCTATGCTTACTCTTCAGCGAGGAAGCTGGCCGCATGCGCTGGTTCAAAAGCCCTAACCATGACGGGGTATTTCAAGGTAAATCTCCATACCAACTGATAGCAAGCGGCAAAAAGATTAACCTCAGCAATATTAGGGCCTATATTAAAACCATAATGTGGGTCCAAAAATACTAG
- a CDS encoding TonB-dependent receptor: MIRNNKYGTGLATLALTLALASQVSAQEALQDAAEGVIQIDEIIVTAQRRAESKQDVPVTITVLDSASIERARIHDAQDVSMRTPGFGFDAWPATEPRLSVRGIGTTARGAGGDPSTAVFYDEIYAGRPAAITFETYDLQRIEVLKGPQGTLYGRNVTGGAISVVSNPADLSGFDASAEGSYGNFDRTDLQGYVNVPLSDKVAVRATGTWRRHDGYVSRIVNGSEAGKLDDQNTKYGRFQVYAEPSENVRIDLKADIARDRANGPGFRAFEDAGVGGLSGRYILVDDRSVNASTFDGIQSRDAWGLRGKLELDLSFATLSYLGAYRELDYYSYYDYDGTAPSQPGLGGPRDIAGGNTEESEYYSHEVQLSSLPDSDFKWVLGLYNYHIDTHRDNLSELSVFLGGPPTFTDFIDQYADATSYAAYGDVTVPVSDTVNVFGGLRYTVDKKRVLSIGNTNAPGTFFIEEPTGSYEGTGSDKWDALTWRFGADVHLTSDLMVYASVSRGYKSGGFQDTPIDAIDAATSFNPEYATNFEVGQRGTFFNRRVVFNNSLYFTKYKDLQVRIPTGTGVRAENAQAEIWGLESELTWRVSNGLTLSAIYAYTHDRLTKFDTEEYGIPVSYAGNRLTRIPAHKVVISPSYTLELSSGADLELSVDYAYESKIFDDFNNQPPEIRASTNFVDARAVFTTVDEQWSVSLWGKNLTNELTRTYQSDFGGVNFGAYNAPRTYGVSLRWKY; the protein is encoded by the coding sequence ATGATTCGAAATAATAAATATGGAACCGGACTAGCCACTTTGGCTTTGACGTTGGCGCTGGCATCTCAGGTCTCTGCCCAGGAGGCTTTGCAGGATGCGGCAGAAGGTGTGATCCAAATCGATGAGATTATTGTGACCGCACAGCGTAGGGCGGAAAGTAAGCAGGACGTTCCTGTAACCATCACTGTGTTGGATAGTGCATCGATTGAAAGAGCACGCATTCATGATGCTCAAGATGTTTCAATGCGTACACCCGGTTTTGGTTTTGACGCATGGCCGGCCACTGAACCGCGCCTGTCTGTGCGAGGTATTGGCACAACTGCGCGTGGTGCAGGCGGTGACCCAAGCACGGCGGTGTTTTATGATGAGATATACGCTGGGCGTCCGGCAGCAATTACCTTTGAAACCTATGACCTTCAGCGCATTGAAGTTTTGAAAGGACCGCAAGGTACTCTATATGGCCGTAATGTTACGGGCGGAGCAATCAGTGTTGTCTCTAACCCTGCAGACTTAAGTGGTTTTGATGCATCTGCAGAGGGCTCTTACGGTAATTTTGATCGCACAGACCTCCAAGGTTATGTGAATGTCCCGCTGTCCGACAAGGTAGCCGTTCGTGCAACCGGAACGTGGCGTCGCCATGACGGGTATGTAAGCCGAATAGTGAACGGGTCCGAGGCTGGTAAACTGGATGATCAGAATACAAAATATGGCCGATTTCAAGTTTATGCGGAGCCCTCTGAGAACGTCAGGATCGATTTGAAAGCTGATATTGCGAGAGACCGAGCTAATGGTCCCGGTTTTAGGGCTTTTGAAGATGCTGGTGTTGGTGGCTTGAGTGGTCGTTACATATTGGTGGATGATCGTTCTGTAAATGCTTCGACTTTTGATGGCATTCAGAGCCGTGATGCATGGGGTCTGCGAGGTAAGCTGGAATTGGACTTGTCGTTCGCTACACTAAGTTACCTTGGCGCTTATCGTGAGTTAGATTATTATAGCTATTATGATTATGATGGCACAGCGCCTAGCCAACCTGGTCTTGGTGGCCCGCGCGATATTGCAGGTGGAAACACTGAAGAAAGTGAATATTATAGCCACGAAGTTCAGTTGAGCTCTTTGCCAGATAGCGACTTCAAGTGGGTTCTTGGTCTTTATAACTATCATATTGATACACACCGCGATAATCTGTCCGAGCTTTCAGTGTTTCTTGGCGGCCCGCCCACCTTTACGGATTTTATTGATCAGTATGCAGACGCTACCAGTTATGCAGCTTATGGCGATGTGACTGTTCCTGTGAGCGATACGGTCAATGTTTTCGGCGGGCTGCGCTATACCGTTGACAAGAAGCGTGTGTTGTCCATTGGCAATACGAATGCACCGGGTACATTTTTTATCGAAGAACCTACCGGCTCTTATGAAGGGACCGGAAGTGATAAATGGGACGCGTTAACATGGCGTTTCGGAGCCGATGTGCACCTTACCTCCGATCTTATGGTCTATGCCTCGGTTTCGAGGGGTTACAAGAGCGGTGGATTCCAGGATACACCCATTGATGCCATAGACGCGGCTACTTCGTTTAATCCAGAATATGCAACCAATTTTGAAGTCGGTCAGCGTGGCACCTTCTTTAATCGCCGTGTTGTTTTCAACAACTCGCTGTATTTTACAAAATACAAGGACTTACAAGTTCGTATTCCGACAGGAACCGGTGTTCGTGCCGAGAATGCTCAGGCTGAAATTTGGGGCCTTGAATCTGAACTGACATGGCGTGTGAGTAACGGTCTAACGTTAAGCGCAATCTATGCTTACACGCATGATCGCCTGACAAAATTTGATACTGAAGAATACGGTATACCTGTAAGCTATGCTGGTAACCGTCTGACACGTATTCCGGCCCACAAGGTTGTTATTTCACCGTCTTATACTCTGGAGTTGAGCTCTGGTGCAGACTTGGAGCTATCTGTGGATTATGCGTATGAAAGCAAAATCTTTGACGATTTTAACAACCAACCGCCAGAAATTCGTGCGTCTACCAACTTTGTAGATGCGCGTGCAGTCTTTACAACGGTAGATGAGCAATGGAGCGTTTCGCTCTGGGGCAAGAATTTGACCAATGAATTGACCCGCACATATCAGAGTGACTTTGGCGGTGTGAACTTTGGCGCTTACAACGCACCGCGCACCTATGGTGTCAGCTTGCGTTGGAAATATTAG
- a CDS encoding acyclic terpene utilization AtuA family protein, which translates to MADKVVKIGGASGFWGDSMVGAPQLVDSGNIDYLVFDYLAETTMAIMAAMRAKKPEMGYATDFVEVAMRQVLPKIMQNGIKVISNAGGINPQGCANALQALAKSMGLSPRIAVVEGDDVTSLMATLRKEGVRDMFTEEALPSQVLSANAYLGAFPVARALEEGADIVITGRGVDSAVTLGALIHEFGWISKDFDRLAGGSLAGHIIECGCQATGGLFTDWKRVPDWAHIGYPIIECAEDGSFELTKAIGTGGLIDRACVIEQMLYEIGDPGAYLLPDVSCDFRYVSVEQVSRERVRVSGAQGRAPSDTYKVSATQRDGYRCAGMMVIVGIDAREKAHRTGTAIIERTREIFRRMGLADYTHVQIELFGCEALYGDNANTRESREVMVRVVVDHSDRKALEIFAREIAPSGTSWSPGTTMPAGGRASPTPLVKPFSFLVDKTKVPARVQLEGTTYEVNDLSKGLGSQEIPLLVTPEIWAEPADESQVDVPLIRLAWARSGDKGNISNIGVIARQPEWLPLLWSRLTPDVVKAYFAHMVEGDVERFYLPGTASMNLLMHDALAGGGPASARFDPLGKGNAQILLDMPIRVPASLAAQVSQ; encoded by the coding sequence ATGGCTGACAAGGTTGTAAAGATTGGCGGAGCCTCGGGATTCTGGGGTGACAGCATGGTTGGTGCACCGCAATTGGTAGATTCAGGAAACATCGATTATTTGGTCTTTGATTATCTGGCTGAAACTACCATGGCGATAATGGCTGCAATGCGGGCAAAAAAACCTGAAATGGGTTATGCGACTGACTTTGTAGAAGTGGCAATGCGTCAGGTGCTTCCGAAAATAATGCAAAACGGCATTAAAGTTATTTCAAATGCAGGTGGTATCAACCCACAGGGTTGTGCAAATGCATTGCAAGCGCTCGCAAAGTCAATGGGTTTGTCTCCTCGCATTGCCGTTGTTGAAGGCGACGATGTGACTAGCCTTATGGCTACGTTGCGGAAAGAGGGTGTCCGTGACATGTTCACGGAAGAAGCATTACCATCACAGGTTCTGAGCGCCAATGCTTACTTGGGAGCGTTTCCTGTTGCACGAGCTCTGGAAGAGGGTGCTGATATCGTGATTACGGGACGTGGCGTTGACAGTGCCGTAACTTTAGGAGCGTTGATCCATGAATTTGGATGGATATCTAAAGATTTTGATCGGTTAGCCGGAGGTAGCCTTGCGGGCCACATCATTGAATGTGGTTGTCAGGCTACAGGCGGCCTGTTCACGGATTGGAAGCGTGTTCCTGATTGGGCCCACATTGGGTACCCCATTATTGAATGCGCTGAGGATGGCAGCTTTGAATTGACAAAGGCCATAGGTACAGGAGGTCTTATTGACCGGGCCTGCGTTATCGAGCAAATGCTTTATGAAATTGGAGACCCCGGCGCATATCTTCTTCCCGATGTTAGCTGTGACTTCCGCTATGTCTCTGTAGAGCAGGTGTCACGGGAGCGCGTGCGAGTAAGTGGGGCGCAAGGACGTGCTCCCTCGGATACTTATAAGGTGTCTGCAACACAGCGTGATGGCTACCGATGCGCAGGGATGATGGTGATTGTAGGAATTGACGCACGGGAAAAAGCACATCGTACAGGTACGGCAATTATAGAGCGTACAAGGGAAATTTTTCGCCGGATGGGCCTAGCCGACTACACCCATGTGCAGATTGAATTATTTGGGTGTGAAGCGCTTTACGGGGACAATGCAAATACGCGGGAGTCTCGAGAAGTAATGGTGCGCGTGGTAGTCGACCATAGTGATAGGAAGGCGCTGGAGATATTCGCCCGCGAGATTGCGCCATCTGGTACGTCTTGGTCGCCAGGCACAACTATGCCTGCTGGTGGGCGCGCTTCCCCGACTCCTCTTGTTAAGCCGTTTTCGTTTTTAGTTGATAAGACAAAAGTTCCTGCACGGGTGCAATTAGAAGGGACTACATACGAGGTAAATGACCTTTCCAAAGGCTTAGGAAGTCAGGAAATTCCCTTGCTTGTTACTCCTGAAATATGGGCCGAGCCCGCTGATGAAAGCCAAGTGGATGTACCGCTCATTCGCTTAGCTTGGGCGCGTAGTGGTGATAAGGGAAATATTTCGAATATAGGTGTGATTGCAAGGCAACCTGAGTGGCTGCCATTGTTGTGGTCACGGTTAACGCCAGACGTGGTTAAAGCCTATTTTGCTCATATGGTTGAAGGTGACGTCGAACGCTTTTACTTGCCCGGTACTGCTTCCATGAACTTGCTGATGCATGATGCCCTTGCGGGGGGAGGCCCCGCATCGGCACGGTTTGATCCATTGGGAAAGGGAAATGCGCAAATACTGCTTGATATGCCTATCCGCGTTCCTGCATCGCTGGCTGCGCAAGTTAGCCAGTAA